AAGCCCCCATGTTAATTTTTAGGGAAGCGCTGGAGATTTTTGCCTATAGACGTTTTGCATACTTACCCTTGGGAAAATATGCATTTTTGTTTTAATCAGCGCTTCCCAAGCTCGCGACAAAAGCCCCGAACCGGAGCTTAAGGTCTCATCTTCTCCTCGATGGCTGAGAGGAGCGACCGGAACGCGGACTCGAAGGCCAAGATCCCGTCCGAGAGCAGCGTGGAACAAACCGCGTCGAGATCGATCCCCAGCTCCCCGAGCCGTTTCGCCAGCGCCCCGTCCGGGGCGGCGTCGAGCGTCCGCTCCGCGCGGCCGTGGTCCAGGAACGCGGTCAGGGTCTTGGGCGGAACGGTGTTCACCGTATCCGGACCGATCAGCGTCTCCAGATACAGCACGTCCGAGTACGCGGGGTTCTTCGTCCCCGTGCTGGCCCAGAGCGGGCGCTGGACCCGGGCCCCCCGGCCCGGCCCGGCCAGGGCATCCCACCTCGGCCCGGAGAAGATGTCGCGAAAGCGCCGGTACGTCGCCCGGATGCCGTCGATGGCCGTCCTGCCCAAAAGAGCCGTCTCGCCCCTGGCCGCCAGGAGCTTGTCCACCGCCGTGTCCACGCGGCTGACGAAGACCGACGCGACGGACGCGACCGCCAGGGGCAGGCGCTGAAGAGCCCGGGCCTCCAGGCCCCGGATGTACGCCTCCGCAACCGACGCGTACTGCGCCGTGGAGAAGATCAGCGTGGAATTGACGTTGACTCCCGCAGCGATGCAGTCCTCGAGCGCCTCGACCCCCTCGGGTGTCGCCGGGATCTTGATCATGACGTTCGGGCGGTCCAGGGCGGCGAAGAGGCGCTTCGCCTCCGAGACGGTGCTTTCCCGGTCGGACGCCAGCAGAGGGTTGACCTCCAGGCTGACGTAGCCGTCCAGCCCCTGGGTGCGTTCATGGACGGGCCGGAGTATATCGGCCGCCGCGCCGACCTCGCGCAGCGTCAGGACCTCGTAGATCTCCGCCGCATCCCTGCCCTCACGGGCCATCGCCGCGATCTCGCCGTCGTAGTCCTTCGTGTTCGCGATGGCCTGCTCGAAGATCGAGGGGTTCGTCGTCACCCCGACGACGCCCTGCTCGATCCAGCGCTCCAGCCCCCCCGAGAGGATGAGGTCCCGGCTGATCGTATCCAGCCAGACGCTCTGTCCCAACTCCGCCGCCTCGTGCAATACGGTCCTCATGGCGGTCACCGCCTCCTATTCTCATTCCGGTTCTTCCTCACGAAACCTTTTCGCGATTCCTCTTCCAGCCCGCCCCCGAAAGCTCGGCAGCCCCGCCGCGGTCCCAGTGAAAGCGCCCCATATCCGCCCGCCCGTCGGGCGTAAAGAGGACCCCCTCGCACTCGAGAAGGCGCCTCTGCCCACCGGGGCCGAAGGCCGCCGTCACCGATCCGTCCGAGCGGACGACCCGATGGCAGGGCAGGGCCAGCTCCCGCGGCACGGAGGCCATCGCGCAGCCCACCGCACGGGCCGCGCGGGGCGAGCCGCACCAGGCGGCGACCTGCCCGTAGGAAGCGACCCGGCCCCGCGGAATCCGGGCGACGAGCGCGTAGACCTTCTCCGTGAACTTCATCGGGAACCTCCAGTATAATGGAAACGGGCACCTTGCGCTTCCATTATACATTTTATTCCAATTCCAAGTCATTCGTATGTTGCGTTTATGGTGCTATGCTAGAGTGGTACAAGTCCGGCGTTCTGGACAAGGTTTTTGAACGCCCGCAGCACGAGCGTCTTCTCCACGTGAGAAGTCCTGGGGAGGATGAACCACCAAGATCCATCTGGTTGCCGCGGGTCCCGATTGTCCGTTGATTTTTCACCTCTGGCCCGGCAATGCCCATGATGGTCCGACTGGGCCGCAAATTGATAGAGAGGCTAAGGAAGTTGTTGGCTCCCGGATGCAAATTGTTGAATGGATAAGGCCTATTGTGGATCGGCGATCTTCATGTTCCGCCTCCGTGGCGAGGCCTTCTCCCACCCTTCAGTCCTCGAAAAATTCTGGGGAGCAACCGTCCTTTCCACCCTTCCGACCTGATTACAGGGGCAAACAAAGCTCCTCCCGAAACACCTCCGCCGCGGCGACGGCCCGGGCATAGAAGGCGGCGGCGCGCTCGCGCTTGTTTCGGATCCGCTCCGAAAGAGGGGGAAAGATCCCCAGATTCGTGTTCATCGGCTGGAAATGCCTCGGGTCGGCCCCACGCAGATAGCGCAGCAGCGAGCCCACGGCCGTCTCCGCGGGCCACCCCGGCATGGGAAGCCCCTTCAGGAGCCGGGCGGCGTTCACCCCCGCAACCAGGCCCATCGCCGTGCTCTCCATGTAGCCCTCCACCCCCGTGATCTGCCCCGCCAGGAACAGGTCCCCGCGCCCCAGGGGCAGGGGACGCAGGTGCGCGTCCAGCACCGCAGGGGCGTTGACCGACGTGTTGCGGTGCATCACGCCGAATCGGACGAACTCCGCGCGCTCCAGGCCTGGGATCATCGAGAACACGCGCCGCTGCTCGCTCCACTTGAGCCCCGTCTGGAACCCCACGAGGTTGTAGAGCGTCCCCAGGGCGTTGTCCCGGCGCAGCTGAACCACCGCCCAGGGCTCCCGCCCGGTCCGCGGGTCGGGGAGACCCACGGGCTTCATGGGGCCGAACCGCAGCGTGTCGGGCCCGCGGTCGGCGATGGCCTCGACGGGCATGCAGCCCTCGAAGTACATACCCCTCTCGAAGTCGTGGGGCAGGGCACGCTCCGCGGCCAGAAGCGCCTCCAGGAAGGCCGCGTACTCCTCCCGCGTCATGGGGCAGTTGATGTAGTCGTCCCCGCGCCCGTAGCGTCCGGCGACGTAGGCCTTCTCCATATCGACGGACTCGCGCGTCACGATGGGGGCCACCGCGTCGAAGAACGCCACGTATTCGTGCCCCAGCGCCTCGCGCAGGGCGCCGGCCAGCGGCTCCGCCGTCAGGGGCCCGGTGGCGAGGATCGCGGGCCCAGCGGGGATCGTGCGCACCTCCTCCCGGACGAGGGCGATGTTGGGATGCCCCAGGATGCGCTCCGTGACGAGGCCGGAGAAGCGCTCCCGGTCCACCGCCAGGGCCCCGCCCGCCGGGACGCGGGAGGCGTGCGCGCACTCCAGAACGAGGGATCGGAAGAGTGCGAGCTCCGCCTTCAGGATGCCCGCGGCGGCCGTCTCCCCCTCCGCGCCGAAGGAGTTGCTGCACACCACCTCCGCGAGCCGGTCGGTCGCGTGGGCGGGGGACATGACGAGGGGCCGCATCTCGAACAGGTGAACCGGGACGCCCCGCTCCGCCAGCTGCCAGGCGGCCTCGCAGCCCGCCAGCCCTCCCCCGACGACGCTGCAGAGGGGCGCGCGGAGGACACCGGCGAGCCGTTCGG
The uncultured Fretibacterium sp. genome window above contains:
- the tal gene encoding transaldolase, whose product is MRTVLHEAAELGQSVWLDTISRDLILSGGLERWIEQGVVGVTTNPSIFEQAIANTKDYDGEIAAMAREGRDAAEIYEVLTLREVGAAADILRPVHERTQGLDGYVSLEVNPLLASDRESTVSEAKRLFAALDRPNVMIKIPATPEGVEALEDCIAAGVNVNSTLIFSTAQYASVAEAYIRGLEARALQRLPLAVASVASVFVSRVDTAVDKLLAARGETALLGRTAIDGIRATYRRFRDIFSGPRWDALAGPGRGARVQRPLWASTGTKNPAYSDVLYLETLIGPDTVNTVPPKTLTAFLDHGRAERTLDAAPDGALAKRLGELGIDLDAVCSTLLSDGILAFESAFRSLLSAIEEKMRP
- a CDS encoding MGMT family protein, which encodes MKFTEKVYALVARIPRGRVASYGQVAAWCGSPRAARAVGCAMASVPRELALPCHRVVRSDGSVTAAFGPGGQRRLLECEGVLFTPDGRADMGRFHWDRGGAAELSGAGWKRNREKVS
- the trmFO gene encoding methylenetetrahydrofolate--tRNA-(uracil(54)-C(5))-methyltransferase (FADH(2)-oxidizing) TrmFO, whose product is MIDQAPERSERLAGVLRAPLCSVVGGGLAGCEAAWQLAERGVPVHLFEMRPLVMSPAHATDRLAEVVCSNSFGAEGETAAAGILKAELALFRSLVLECAHASRVPAGGALAVDRERFSGLVTERILGHPNIALVREEVRTIPAGPAILATGPLTAEPLAGALREALGHEYVAFFDAVAPIVTRESVDMEKAYVAGRYGRGDDYINCPMTREEYAAFLEALLAAERALPHDFERGMYFEGCMPVEAIADRGPDTLRFGPMKPVGLPDPRTGREPWAVVQLRRDNALGTLYNLVGFQTGLKWSEQRRVFSMIPGLERAEFVRFGVMHRNTSVNAPAVLDAHLRPLPLGRGDLFLAGQITGVEGYMESTAMGLVAGVNAARLLKGLPMPGWPAETAVGSLLRYLRGADPRHFQPMNTNLGIFPPLSERIRNKRERAAAFYARAVAAAEVFREELCLPL